The Plantactinospora sp. KBS50 sequence GGCCTTCGGCCCGGCCGGGCCGCCGTCCTGGGCCGGCTGGGCCGCGGTGGCCGCGGCCTCGGTCATCCTGCCGCTCGGCTGGTACCTGGGCCGGCCGAGGGCCGGCCGGACCGGGCGGCCGGTCGCCGCGTTCCGCGCCGTCATGGTCGTCGCGCTGCTCGACGTGGTGCTGCTGGTGCTGGGCGGCCGGCTGGTGTGAGCGGCACGGCCGCGGGGAACCATCCGACGCCGACGCCGACGCCGGCACGGCACGGCACGGCACGGCTCGGCGCGGCTCGGCGCGGCAGCGCGCGATGGGTTCGGCGCGGTCGCTCGACCGCGTACGGATCAACGGGTCGGCGTACGGCGGCCGATCACGGGCAACTACCCTGGACCCCGGCCTGAAGCGGGGATGGCCCCGCGTCCGTCCAGGGACGCGGATCGCGACGAGGAGGACCGACGTGACGCGCTCGATCAGCCGAGCCCGGCGGGCGGCGCTGCTGCTGGCCGGTGGGGCCACGGTCGCCACCACCCTGCTGCTGGCGGGGTGCGGTGCCGGCCAGATCGCCGAGACGGCGAAGATCGAACCCGCCATCTCCGGGGTCAACGTGCAGAGCGACGACGGCTCGTTCAAGGTCCGTGACCTCGGCGTCGACTACCTGGACACCGCCGGCTACCGCGCCGGCGGGGACGCCACGGTGCACGCGGTGCTCTACAACGACGGCCAGACGGCGATCAGCGTACGGATCAGCTCCAGTTCGGCCGCCTCGGTCGTACTGGCCACCGGTCCGGCGCCCAGCGCCGTACCGGGCGCGGACCAGGTGACGCAGGTGCCGGGCGGCGCGTCGGCGAGCCCCGGAGCGAGCACGTCCGCCGGCGCACCGTCCACCCCGTTCCCGGGCGGGCTGCCCGGCACGGGCACGCCGAGCCCGTCGACCTCGACCGAGCCGGGGGCCGGCCCGGACGCCACGGCCAGCGTCCCGGCGGTGCCGGCCGGACCGGCCGTCATCCAGATCCCGGCCCACGGGTTCGTGGTCCTCGGCCGGAACGCCGGCAGCTACCTGCGGCTGGTCGGACTGACCAGCGCGCTGGCCCCGGGTCAGGCGGTGCAGCTGACCTTCGAGGTGAACGGGCAGCAGATCACCACGCCCGCGCCGGTCGCCGTGCCGCTGACCCCGGCGCCCACGGCGCCGCCGGTGTCCACCGGCGAGGAACACGGCTGACGCTCCCCCGCCCGGCGGGATCGGGCGCGCGGGGCAGTCCTCGGACAGCGGGCCGGGCGTGGCGTGAGCCGGGCCCGGCCCGTCCTGTCGCACCGGCCGGTTACCGTTCCGGGGTGAATTCCCGCTCGGTATCCCGTACCGGATCGTCGCCGCGCGGCCGCGGCACGGCCCGCGACCCCCGTCCGGCCTACGAGTGCGACGCCTGCGGCCACCAGCCGCCCAAATGGGTGGGCCGATGCCCCGAGTGCGGCGAGTGGGGTTCGGTGGTCGAGTCCACCCTGACCGGGCCGACGGTCTCCGGGCGGGTGGTCAGCTCCCGGGCCCCGGCCGAGCCCGCCCGGCCGATCGCCACGATCAGCGCCGCGCCGGCCCGCGCCCGGCCGACCGGGGTGCCCGAGCTGGACCGGGTGCTCGGCGGCGGTCTGGTGCCCGGCGCCGTGGTGCTGCTGGCCGGTGAGCCGGGGGTCGGCAAGTCGACCCTGCTGCTCGACGTCGCCCAGCAGTGGGCGGCCGGCGCCGGCAGCCCTTCGCTGGTGGTCAGCGGCGAGGAGTCGGTCAGCCAGGTCCGGCTCCGGGCCGAACGGATGGGCGCCCTGCACGACCAGCTCTATCTCGCCGCCGAAAATGACCTGTCGGCCGTGCTGGGGCACCTCGACGCGGTGAAGCCGGGGCTGCTGGTGCTGGACTCCGTGCAGACGATCTCGGTGTCCGGCACCGACGGGGTGTCCGGCGGGGTGACCCAGGTGCGGGCCGTCACGGCGGCGCTGGTCGCGGTCGCCAAGGAACGCGGCATCGCGACCGTGCTGGTGGGGCACGTGACCAAGGACGGTCAGGTGGCCGGGCCACGGGTGCTGGAGCACCTGGTCGACGTGGTGCTGCACTTCGAGGGCGACAAGCACTCCTCGCTGCGCATGGTGCGCGGCGTCAAGAACCGGTTCGGCGCGGCCGACGAGGTCGGCTGCTTCGAGATGCACGAGGGGGGCATCACCAGCCTCGCCGACCCCTCCGGCCTGTTCCTCACCCGCTACTCCGAGGCGGTGCCGGGCACCTGCGTCACGGTGGCCATGGAGGGCCGCCGGGCCCTCCTCACCGAGGTTCAGGCGCTGATCGGAGCCACGGTGGCCGGCTCGCCCCGGCGGACCGTGTCGGGGCTGGACGGGGCGCGGCTGGCGATGGTCCTCGCGGTCCTGCAACGCCGCACCGACCGGCTCACGCTGCACGACAGGGAGGTCTTCGCGGCCACCGTCGGCGGCATCCGGGTGGTCGAACCGGCCGCCGACCTCGCGGTGGCGCTCGCGGTCGCCTCCGGCGGCATCAACCTGGCCATCGCGCCGCACCTGGTCGCGATCGGGGAGGTGGGGCTCACCGGCGAGGTGCGGCGGGTGGGTGCCGTTCCGCGCCGGCTGGCCGAGGCGGCCCGGCTGGGCTTCCGGTACGCCCTGGTGCCACCCGGCTGCGGCCCCGAGGCGACCGGCATCAAGCCGGACGGGATGCGGATCACCGAGGTGGGCGACGTCCGTACGGCGCTGAACATGGCCGCCCGACTCTCCGTCGACGACTGAGCGCGCCCGGTGATCAGGTTGGCCGACAGGCGCTCCCACATCCCCTGCGACCTGCGATTTCACGGCCGGGAGCAGGATCCGGGCCGGCGGCGCCGGGCCGGGTCGGGGCCGCCGCCGGCCGGGCGATCCGGTCGCCGTCACGGCCCGCGCGGGGGCGTCGTGGCACATCACAGTAACCGCGAGAGCACCCACCGCAGACCAGTCCGTAGACTGTGCGGGTGCCGATCGACCGCGATGCCAACCGAATCACCGGCGCCATCCCCCAGGTCCGGGCCGGTGTCCCGGGCGCTGCGGCGCGTCCCGTCTCCGCCGGCATGACGATGAGCGGCCCGAGCGCCAGCGGCGACCCGCTGCGCGCCAACCTGGCCCTGATGGCCCCCGGCACCGCGCTGCGGGACGGCCTGGAGCGGATCCTGCGCGGCCGCACCGGGGCGTTGATCGTGCTCGGGTACGACAAGGTCGTCGAGTCGCTCTGCACCGGCGGCTTTCCGCTGGACGTGGAGTTCTCCGCGACCCGGGTCCGCGAGTTGTGCAAGATGGACGGCGCCGTGGTGCTGTCCAGCGACGGGACCCGCATCGTGCGGGCCGCGGTGCACCTGATGCCCGACCCGTCGATCCCGACCGAGGAGTCGGGCACCCGGCACCGGACCGCGGAGCGGGTGGCCCGGCAGACCGGCTACCCGGTCATCTCGGTCAGCCAGTCCATGCGGATCATCAGCCTCTACGTCAACGGGCAGCGGCACGTGCTCGACGACTCGGCGGCGATCCTGTCCCGGGCGAATCAGGCGCTGGCCACCCTCGAACGCTACAAGCTGCGCCTCGACGAGGTCTCCGGCACGCTCTCGGCGCTGGAGATCGAGGACCTGGTCACCGTGCGCGACGCCGTGGCCGTCGTGCAGCGGCTGGAGATGGTGCGCCGGATCGCCGACGAGATCGCCGGATACGTCGTGGAGCTGGGCACCGACGGCCGGCTGCTGGCCCTGCAACTGGACGAGCTGATGGCCGGGGTGGACGCCGACCGGACCCTGGTGATCCGGGACTACCTGCCGGTCGGCCGCAAGGCCCGGACCCTGGACGAGGCCCTGGTCGAGCTGGACCTGCTGACCGCGACCGAACTGATCGACCTGGTCTCGGTGGCTCGGGCGATCGGCTACGGTGGCGCGTCGGACGCGCTGGAGGCGGCCGTGAGTCCCCGTGGCTTCCGGCTGCTCGCGAAGGTGCCCCGGCTACCGGCGTCCATCATCGACCGGCTGGTCAACCACTTCGGTACGCTCCAGCGGCTGCTGGGCGCGACCGTCGAGGACCTGCAGGCGGTGGACGGCGTGGGGGACGCGAGAGCCCGCGGCGTGCGCGAGGGGCTGTCCCGGCTCGCCGAGTCCTCCATCCTCGAACGCTACGTGTAGCCCACCCCGCCCGGGGTCCCGCCACCCGGCGCAGGGCCGGCCCGGCGGATCCCACGCGGCGCCGGCCCGGCGGACCCTGATCCCCAGACCGGCGGGCCCTGATCCCCAGACCGGCGGGCCCTGATCCCCAGACCGGCGGGCCCTGATCCCCAGCCCGGCGGGCCCTGATCCGGGGTGCGCCGGCTCAGCCCGTGATGGTCAGCTTCACCGGCTCGCTCAGCTTGCTGCCGAGCCGCCCGAACACCTGGTACTCGCCCGCGTCGACGAACGGCCCGGTGGCCTGCCCGTCGGCGCATCGGCTCGCCTCGCGCCCGTTCCAGTCCACCTGGTAGGCACGCTCGAAGCTGGGCGTGAACGGCTCCACGTCCGATCCCCGGGCGGTGCCGCAGGTGTCCGACGACCAGACCCGCCGGGCGCCGGACTTGATGTAGATCTCCTGGAGGTCCGCCCCGACGTCGCGCGGGCAGCTACGGGACGACACGTTCTTGATCTTGATCTGGAGGTTCACCACGGTCCCCTGCTGGGCCGTCCGCGGCGTCGGCACCGGAACCACCGAGATCTCCTCGTCGGTACAACCGCCGTCCGGGGGTGCGGCCACGGCCGTGGCGTTCGCCTGGCCGGTGGCGGCCGGATCGGGGGTGGCCGGATCCTCGTCGGAGGCGTCCTGGCCGCTGCCCGTGGACGAGGCCCGCGGTGTCGGTGCCGGCGAGCCGGTCTCGGTGCCGCCGGTGTCGGGTTCCGCCGCCGTGGTGGTGGACGAGGACTCCGGCTTGCCGGCCGGGCTGCCCGGCTGGGAGCAGGAGTAGACCAGCACGACAAGGAAAAGCAGGACCGCTCCGAGCACGACGGCGCGACGCCGCCAATATACGGCGGGGGGCAGGGGGCCAACCGTCAGACGCATGATGCCCACACCGTAGTCGGCGTGGTCGAGTTGATCCTGCCGACGCGCCGGGTCCGGACGGAGCGCCGGACGCGTACCGCGGTCCGGACCCGGATCGGGACCGGACCCGGCGCTGGCGGCACCCCCGCGGGCGGCCGGAGGGTGGCGAATGCCTCACTGGTAGACCTTGCGGGGGAAGATCGCGTGCGCCCCGGCCACCCGGTCGAGGAAGAGCTTGCCCACGCAGTGATCGATCTCATGCTGGAGAGCCCGGGCCTCGAACCCGTCGGTCGTCAGCCGCACGTGTTCGCCGGTGCCGGGCAGCCGACCGGTCACCACCAGCCTGGTGGCCCGCTTCACGTCGCCGGTGAGATCCGGCACCGACATGCAGCCCTCCCGGCCGGGCCGCCACCGGGTCGCCTCGACGATCACGGCGTTGCAGAGCACGAACTCACCGTGCACGCTCACCGACTTGGGGTGCCCGGTGACGTCGACGGCGAACACGTGCGCCGGCACCCCGATCTGGGGCGCGGCGAGACCGACGCAGCCCGGCGACACCCGCATGGTCGCCACCAGGTCCGCCGCCAGCCGGACCGCCTCGTCGGAACACGGGTCGACCTGCGCCGCAGCGCCGCTCAGCACCGGGGACGGTGCGACCACCACCGGGCGGACCCGCCCGGGCGGACCGAGTTCGGCCACGGTCCAGCCGGCGAGATCGGTGGCCCCGCCGGTCACAGGACGTCCGGGTCGACCCGGCGGAGGGTGACCTCCACGTCGAGCTGCCGTCCCACCTCGGCGAGCCGGCGTTGGAGATCCTCGGCGATCCCGGCCGGCAGGTCGACCTCGGCGACCAGCACGTAGAGCTGGCCGGCGAGCCGGGTGGTCAGGTCGGTGACGTTGGCGCCGGCCGAGGCCAGGACCCTGGTCACCGCGGCCACGATGCCGAGCCGGTCTGCGCCGTACACCGCGACCTGATGCGGTTCCCCGCGCGGCGGTTCCTCGTGGTCGGCGACCACCGACAGCACGGAGGCGAGCAGTCGGCCGTCGTCGGCCAGCGGCGCCAGGGCGGTCTCCACCTCGGCGGCCCCCGGCCCGGAGCAGACCAGGGTCATCGCGAAGTGGCCACGCAGCCGGGTCATCGTGGAGTCGGTGAGGTTGGCGCCCAGGCCGGCCAGCGCGTCCGCGACGTCGGCCACGATGCCTGGCCGGTCATGCCCGATCACCGTGATGGCAAGCTCGTTCACCGGAGCAGTCTGCCGCATCGCCGGGCACCGCCGGGCCGGTACGGCCCGCCGCCCACGGTATGGGACCGTCCACGGTACGGGACCGGAGGCGGCACCGGCCGGCATGGCAGGATCAACCGCGCGATGTCCGAGACGAAGCTGGCCGCTCTGGCTATTTCCTGGTACGACGACAATGCCCGTGACCTGCCGTGGCGGGTACCCGGGGTGGGTGCCTGGCCGGTGCTGGTCAGCGAGGTGATGCTGCAACAGACCCCGGTGGTCCGGGTGCTGCCGGTGTGGCAGCAGTGGGTGGACCGCTGGCCCACCCCGGCCGCGCTCGCCGCGGAGATCCCGGGCGAGGCGATCCGGATGTGGGGACGGCTGGGCTATCCGCGCCGGGCGCTGCGACTCCACGAGTGCGCCACCGCGCTGGTGGAGCGGCACGACGGTCGGGTGCCGGAGGATCTGGACGAGCTGCTGGCGCTGCCGGGGATCGGCAGCTACACGGCCAGGGCGGTGGCGGCCTTCGCCTTCGGCCAGCGGCATCCGGTGGTCGACACGAACGTCCGGCGGCTGGTGGCGCGGGCCGTTGCCGGTGAACCGGACGCGGGGCCGGCGACCCGGCCCGCGGACCTGGTGGCCACCGCCGAACTGCTGCCGCCGGAGCCGACGGTGGCCGCCCGGGCCAGCGCGGCCTTCATGGAACTGGGTGCGCTCGTCTGCACCGCTCGGGCGCCTCGCTGCGGCGCCTGCCCGTTGGCCGCCGCCTGCACCTGGTACGGCACCGGGCGACCGGCGCTGCCGGGCACGCCGAGCCGGCGTCCCCAGCGGTACGCGGGCACCGACCGGCAGGTCCGCGGCCTGCTGCTCGCGGTGTTGCGGGACAGCCGGGGTCCGGTGCCCACGCAGCGGCTGGACCTGGTGTGGGCGGACGAGGTGCAACGGTCCCGGGCGCTGGCGGGGCTGGTCCAGGACGGGCTGGTGGAGTTGGCGGGTGACTCCTGCGTGCTGGCCGGTGAGCGGCGGGAGCCCTGACCCGGCCCGCCGGCCGGGAGCGGTGACCACCGGACCCGGACAGGCACGAACGGCGCCGGCCCGGCCGGCCACCAGTGGCGCATCACGCCGCCCGCACCACCCGGCCCGAATCACACCGCCCGCAAACGACGCCGGCCCGGCCCACCGCGTTCGGTGGGCCGGGCCGGTCAGCCAACTGCCGCTGCCGCTACTCGCCGGCACCGGCGGCGGTGCCGCCGAGGTCGGCCGGAACCGCGTCCGGCACGTCGACCGGCTTGTCCGCGCCGCGGAAGACGAGCTTGGACTTGTCGGTGTCCTCCGGGTCGCCCTCGCAGTCCACCAGGACGATCTGACCCGGGGTCAGCTCGTTGAACAGGATCCGCTCGGACAGGTTGTCCTCGATGTCGCGCTGGATCGTCCGGCGCAGCGGCCGGGCGCCCAGCACCGGGTCGAAGCCCTTCCTGGCCAGGTACTTCTTGGCCGTGTCGGTCAACTCCAGACCCATGTCCTTGTTCCGCAGCTGGGTCTCGATCCGGGCGATCATGATGTCCACGATCGACAGGATCTCCGGCTGGGTGAGCTGGTGGAAGACGATCGTGTCGTCGATCCGGTTCAGGAACTCCGGCCGGAAGTGCTGCTTCAGCTCGTCGTTGACCTTCTGCTTCATCCGCTCGTAGTTGGACTCGGTGTCCTCCGAGGCCTGGAAGCCCAGCGAGACCGCCTTGGCCACGTCGCGCGTGCCGAGGTTGGTGGTCAGGATGATGACCGTGTTCTTGAAGTCCACGATCCGGCCCTGACCGTCGGTCAGCCGCCCGTCCTCCAGGATCTGGAGCAGCGTGTTGAACACGTCCGGGTGGGCCTTCTCGATCTCGTCGAACAGCACCACCGAGAACGGCCGACGCCGCACCTTCTCGGTCAGCTGGCCACCCTCGTCGTAGCCCACGTAGCCGGGAGGGGCACCCACCAGACGGGACACCGTGTACCGGTCGTGGAACTCGGACATGTCCAGCTGGATCAGCGCGTCCTCGGAGCCGAACAGGAACTCGGCGAGGGCCTTGGACAGCTCGGTCTTACCGACACCCGACGGGCCGGCGAAGATGAACGAGCCGGACGGCCGCTTCGGGTCCTTCAGGCCGGCCCGGGTCCGCCGGATCGCCTTGGAGACCGCCTTGACCGCGTCCAGCTGGCCGACGACCCGCTTGTGCAGCTCGTCCTCCATCCGCAGCAGCCGGGAGGTCTCCTCCTCGGTCAGCTTGTAGACCGGGATGCCCGTCCAGTTGCCCAGCACCTCGGCGATCTGCTCGTCGTCGACCTCGCTGACGACGTCCAGGTCACCGGCCTTCCACTCCTTCTCCCGCTGCGCCTTCTGACCCAGCAGCTGCTTCTCCTTGTCCCGCAGCTGCGCGGCCCGCTCGAAGTCCTGCGCGTCGATCGCGGACTCCTTGTCCTTACGCACCTGAGCGATCCGCTCGTCGAAGTCCCGCAGGTCCGGCGGCGCGGTCATCCGGCGGATCCGCATCCGCGCGCCCGCCTCGTCGATCAGGTCGATCGCCTTGTCCGGCAGGAACCGGTCGGAGATGTACCGGTCGGCCAGCGTCGCCGCGGCCACCAGGGCCCCATCGGTGATCGAGACCCGGTGGTGCGCCTCGTACCGATCCCGCAGACCCTTCAGGATCTCGATGGTGTGCGCCAACGACGGCTCACCCACCTGGATCGGCTGGAACCGGCGCTCCAGCGCGGCGTCCTTCTCCAGGTGCTTGCGGTACTCATCCAGCGTGGTGGCGCCGATGGTCTGCAGCTCACCCCGGGCCAGCATCGGCTTCAGGATGCTCGCCGCGTCGATCGCACCCTCGGCCGCACCGGCACCCACCAGGGTGTGGATCTCGTCGATGAACAGGATGATGTCGCCCCGGGTGCGGATCTCCTTGAGGACCTTCTTCAGCCGCTCCTCGAAGTCACCGCGGTACCGGGAACCGGCCACCAGCGCGCCCAGGTCAAGCGTGTAGAGCTGCTTGTCCTTCAGCGTCTCCGGCACCTCACCCTTGATGATCTTCTGGGAGAGACCCTCGACCACCGCCGTCTTACCCACGCCGGGCTCGCCGATCAGGACCGGGTTGTTCTTCGTCCGGCGGGACAGCACCTGCATGACCCGCTCGATTTCCTTCTCCCGCCCGATCACCGGGTCGAGCTTGCCCTCCCGGGCAGCCTGCGTCAGGTTGCG is a genomic window containing:
- the radA gene encoding DNA repair protein RadA: MNSRSVSRTGSSPRGRGTARDPRPAYECDACGHQPPKWVGRCPECGEWGSVVESTLTGPTVSGRVVSSRAPAEPARPIATISAAPARARPTGVPELDRVLGGGLVPGAVVLLAGEPGVGKSTLLLDVAQQWAAGAGSPSLVVSGEESVSQVRLRAERMGALHDQLYLAAENDLSAVLGHLDAVKPGLLVLDSVQTISVSGTDGVSGGVTQVRAVTAALVAVAKERGIATVLVGHVTKDGQVAGPRVLEHLVDVVLHFEGDKHSSLRMVRGVKNRFGAADEVGCFEMHEGGITSLADPSGLFLTRYSEAVPGTCVTVAMEGRRALLTEVQALIGATVAGSPRRTVSGLDGARLAMVLAVLQRRTDRLTLHDREVFAATVGGIRVVEPAADLAVALAVASGGINLAIAPHLVAIGEVGLTGEVRRVGAVPRRLAEAARLGFRYALVPPGCGPEATGIKPDGMRITEVGDVRTALNMAARLSVDD
- the disA gene encoding DNA integrity scanning diadenylate cyclase DisA; the encoded protein is MPIDRDANRITGAIPQVRAGVPGAAARPVSAGMTMSGPSASGDPLRANLALMAPGTALRDGLERILRGRTGALIVLGYDKVVESLCTGGFPLDVEFSATRVRELCKMDGAVVLSSDGTRIVRAAVHLMPDPSIPTEESGTRHRTAERVARQTGYPVISVSQSMRIISLYVNGQRHVLDDSAAILSRANQALATLERYKLRLDEVSGTLSALEIEDLVTVRDAVAVVQRLEMVRRIADEIAGYVVELGTDGRLLALQLDELMAGVDADRTLVIRDYLPVGRKARTLDEALVELDLLTATELIDLVSVARAIGYGGASDALEAAVSPRGFRLLAKVPRLPASIIDRLVNHFGTLQRLLGATVEDLQAVDGVGDARARGVREGLSRLAESSILERYV
- a CDS encoding peptide deformylase, whose product is MTGGATDLAGWTVAELGPPGRVRPVVVAPSPVLSGAAAQVDPCSDEAVRLAADLVATMRVSPGCVGLAAPQIGVPAHVFAVDVTGHPKSVSVHGEFVLCNAVIVEATRWRPGREGCMSVPDLTGDVKRATRLVVTGRLPGTGEHVRLTTDGFEARALQHEIDHCVGKLFLDRVAGAHAIFPRKVYQ
- a CDS encoding glycine cleavage system protein R, whose translation is MNELAITVIGHDRPGIVADVADALAGLGANLTDSTMTRLRGHFAMTLVCSGPGAAEVETALAPLADDGRLLASVLSVVADHEEPPRGEPHQVAVYGADRLGIVAAVTRVLASAGANVTDLTTRLAGQLYVLVAEVDLPAGIAEDLQRRLAEVGRQLDVEVTLRRVDPDVL
- a CDS encoding A/G-specific adenine glycosylase → MSETKLAALAISWYDDNARDLPWRVPGVGAWPVLVSEVMLQQTPVVRVLPVWQQWVDRWPTPAALAAEIPGEAIRMWGRLGYPRRALRLHECATALVERHDGRVPEDLDELLALPGIGSYTARAVAAFAFGQRHPVVDTNVRRLVARAVAGEPDAGPATRPADLVATAELLPPEPTVAARASAAFMELGALVCTARAPRCGACPLAAACTWYGTGRPALPGTPSRRPQRYAGTDRQVRGLLLAVLRDSRGPVPTQRLDLVWADEVQRSRALAGLVQDGLVELAGDSCVLAGERREP
- a CDS encoding ATP-dependent Clp protease ATP-binding subunit, which translates into the protein MFERFTDRARRVVVLAQEEARMLNHNYIGTEHILLGLIHEGEGVAAKALESLGISLEGVRQQVEEIIGQGQQAPSGHIPFTPRAKKVLELSLREALQLGHNYIGTEHILLGLIREGEGVAAQVLVKLGADLNRVRQQVIQLLSGYQQGKEPAAAGAATGEAAPSTSLVLDQFGRNLTQAAREGKLDPVIGREKEIERVMQVLSRRTKNNPVLIGEPGVGKTAVVEGLSQKIIKGEVPETLKDKQLYTLDLGALVAGSRYRGDFEERLKKVLKEIRTRGDIILFIDEIHTLVGAGAAEGAIDAASILKPMLARGELQTIGATTLDEYRKHLEKDAALERRFQPIQVGEPSLAHTIEILKGLRDRYEAHHRVSITDGALVAAATLADRYISDRFLPDKAIDLIDEAGARMRIRRMTAPPDLRDFDERIAQVRKDKESAIDAQDFERAAQLRDKEKQLLGQKAQREKEWKAGDLDVVSEVDDEQIAEVLGNWTGIPVYKLTEEETSRLLRMEDELHKRVVGQLDAVKAVSKAIRRTRAGLKDPKRPSGSFIFAGPSGVGKTELSKALAEFLFGSEDALIQLDMSEFHDRYTVSRLVGAPPGYVGYDEGGQLTEKVRRRPFSVVLFDEIEKAHPDVFNTLLQILEDGRLTDGQGRIVDFKNTVIILTTNLGTRDVAKAVSLGFQASEDTESNYERMKQKVNDELKQHFRPEFLNRIDDTIVFHQLTQPEILSIVDIMIARIETQLRNKDMGLELTDTAKKYLARKGFDPVLGARPLRRTIQRDIEDNLSERILFNELTPGQIVLVDCEGDPEDTDKSKLVFRGADKPVDVPDAVPADLGGTAAGAGE